The sequence below is a genomic window from bacterium.
CCGAGGTCCGCGACGAGGCCGAGGCCGACGTCGTCGGCATCGTCACCCACCGGGCCCTGGAGCTTTTCTTCGCGGGCTCGCGAAAAGAGGGAAGGCGCCCCCTGGAGCCCTGGTCGGACGGCCCGCTCGGAGAGGGCAACTGGGAAAAGGCCTGCGGCCGGATGCTGGAGTGCGCCGCTCGGGCTTTCGTCGGGCAGGGTATCATCGAGCCCAACGCCAGTCCGCCGCCGCTGGAGCAGATGCGGACCGGCCTGGTCAACGCCAGCGCCGCCCTGGACGCCCAGCGCGAGGAGCTGATCCGCGGCCTCGACGACCCCGACGCGAAAGCGCCCTACGGCATCCTCAAGGGAGCCCTGGTCATCCAGCGCGAGCTCATCCGGACCCTGCCCACGGAAATCGAGTTCAGCTTCGGCGGCGACAATGGGAATCCACTGGAGCTGGGCGACCTGCGGCTGACCGGACGGGTGGACCGCCTGGACCGGGACGAGAATTTCGGCCGGTTGGCGATTTACGACTACAAGACCGGCTCCGGTAAAACCGGGATAAATGACCCGCCGGACAATCTCCGCAATCTTCAACTGCCGCTCTACGCCCTCGCCGCGCGTCGGCTCTACGATAGGGACGGCGCGATGGGCCTGCGCGCCGCGGAAATCCGGCTCCACGAAAACTACCGTAACTTACCCCCCGACGACCCGACCCAAAATAGGCCTCTCGAAGGGGCGGTACAGGAAAAGGTGGCGGTGGGCAAACCCAATCGGGCGTGGGTCGTGTCCGACGAGTTCACCCAGAAAATGCTGGAATTCGTGGAGGTCGCCGTTCAGGAGCTGTGGGACGGCATCGTCAACGGCCGCTTCCACCCCCCTCCGGAAATCAAGGACGAGACCTGCAAGTACTGCGACTTCCGCCCCGCCTGCGGCGAGGATTTCCAGGCCCGCAAGCTGTGCCGCCTCCCCGGGGAAGGGGGTGGGGCCGATGGCTAAGTCCTACGCCCTTAGCCCGGAGCAGAACGAGACCGCGGACATCCGCCGCTCGGCCGTCGTCTCCGCCGGGGCCGGCTCGGGCAAGCCCCGCGTACTGGTGGCCCGCTCCCTGCGCCTGCTCGCCGAGGGGGTGAAACCCTCCCGCATCGTGGCCATGACCTTCTCGCACAAGGCCGCCGCCGAGCTCCGCCAACGCATCGACGAGGCTCTCTCCCACGCCTTCCATACCCGGACGCTGGAGGACGAGCCCATCGCCGAGGAGGTCCGCCGGCGGCTCTTCGAGGCCCGCACCCGCCTGGGCGAGGGGCACATCGGCACCATCCACTCCTTCTGCCAGACCCTCCTGGTCGAAGAGCCGACGCTGATGTCCGACCGCCCCGGCTTTTCCGTCCTCGACCAGACCCGGGTCAACCAGCTGAAGCGCCTGGCGCTGCGCCGGGCGGCCTGGGCCAGCGACCCGCTGACGAGCCCCCTGGCGAACCGAGCGCAGCGAGCTATGCCCCTGGCAAAACTGCGCGACGCCGGTCTCACCCGCCGGGCCATCGAGGGAATGACCCTCGATCTTTTGGACAAGGGCTGGGAGCTGGACGAGGCGCGGGAGAATCACGAGCGGCCCGGGGAGGTGCTGGAGGAGCTCATCGCCCGTTGCCGGGAGGAGGCGGTGCGCCTGTACCTCGATGAGCTTCCCGAGGACATCCTGGCCCTGATGGACGGGCAGCTCTCCGATGCCGACCTGGTGAAGAAACTGCGCGAGAAGGAGCTTCTGGGCCTGAACGCCCACGAGATTTTATTGCGTCTCCGGGACCTCCTGGGCCGACTCATCGGCGGAGAGGTCAACTTCGATACGATGATCGGCAGGGATCTCGATTTATTGCGCGGGGTGAAATCCCCACCGGGGATCAACGTCAAGCACCTCCACGGATTTAACACCTTCAAGGCCGTCGGGGGCAATTCGGAAAAAACCCCCAAACACGCCGGCAGCGACACGGCGAAAATCGAGAAGGAGGCCTATCGGCTCACCGGCGTCCTTTTTGGCTGGCTCGACGAGGTGGGCGCAGAGTACCGCAAGCTGAAGGTCGGGGAGCTGGGCGCCGACTACAACGACCTCTTGGACCGCGTCGCCGAGGGGCTCGCCGGCGACGGGGGTCTGGTGGATGTCCTGCGCGGCCGCTACCGCCACTTCCTGGTTGACGAATTCCAGGACACCGACCCGCGCCAGTGGGAGATAATCCGCGCCCTGGCCGTGCCCCGGGGCAAGGAAATCGACGACGGGAGCCGGACGCTCTTCATCGTCGGCGACCGCAAGCAGGCCATCTACGGCTTCCGCGGCGGCGACAACACCGTCTTCCGCAAGGCCGAGGGGGAGCTGGAGCCGCTGATTCGCCAGACCAAAACCCTGGCCGACAACTACCGCTCCCGCCAGGCGATTCTCGATTTCGCCAACCCGGCCTTCGAAAAAATCTTCTCCGCCGACGCCGACTTGATCACCCACGACCCCGAGGGCTCCACCGCCGTCAAGCCCCAGACGATGAACCGCGCCCGCGAGGGCGGCGAAGGCGGCTCGGTGACGGTGATCAGCCCCGCGGAGTCGGCGGGGAAAGTGGATAAACTGGCCGGGGCCCTGCTCACCGCCGGGATTATCGGCGAAATTCTGCGGGGCGAATTCCCCGACATCCCCGCGCGCGAGGATTACCCCAACGACAAGGTCCGCGACGGCAGGCTGTCGCTGGTGGGCGTCCTGGCGCCCACGCGGGAGCAGTTGACGCTCACCGCCGCGGCGCTGGACTGCCTGGGGCTGGGCGACGGTTACGCCCTGGCCCGGGGCAGCGGCGTCTTC
It includes:
- a CDS encoding UvrD-helicase domain-containing protein, which translates into the protein MAKSYALSPEQNETADIRRSAVVSAGAGSGKPRVLVARSLRLLAEGVKPSRIVAMTFSHKAAAELRQRIDEALSHAFHTRTLEDEPIAEEVRRRLFEARTRLGEGHIGTIHSFCQTLLVEEPTLMSDRPGFSVLDQTRVNQLKRLALRRAAWASDPLTSPLANRAQRAMPLAKLRDAGLTRRAIEGMTLDLLDKGWELDEARENHERPGEVLEELIARCREEAVRLYLDELPEDILALMDGQLSDADLVKKLREKELLGLNAHEILLRLRDLLGRLIGGEVNFDTMIGRDLDLLRGVKSPPGINVKHLHGFNTFKAVGGNSEKTPKHAGSDTAKIEKEAYRLTGVLFGWLDEVGAEYRKLKVGELGADYNDLLDRVAEGLAGDGGLVDVLRGRYRHFLVDEFQDTDPRQWEIIRALAVPRGKEIDDGSRTLFIVGDRKQAIYGFRGGDNTVFRKAEGELEPLIRQTKTLADNYRSRQAILDFANPAFEKIFSADADLITHDPEGSTAVKPQTMNRAREGGEGGSVTVISPAESAGKVDKLAGALLTAGIIGEILRGEFPDIPAREDYPNDKVRDGRLSLVGVLAPTREQLTLTAAALDCLGLGDGYALARGSGVF